From a single Bacteroidota bacterium genomic region:
- a CDS encoding T9SS type A sorting domain-containing protein, whose amino-acid sequence MILRKVFTGMSLLFLLLFFENNAVCQGINNSSGYVVIPATSYVYTQGYTAGASSSTSVSGNMFVSGDWTNNSGTITFTSGTVTFNGSSAQEITGSDPTTFYNMTIAASAEVQIPETKTVNVDGTMTNSAGNSGLVIQSSASGTGNFIHNTQNIAGTVKRYITGNSSNKPYHVVSSPIDGAAFGSIWTSGDYNVYWYNEANSSGNVDDGWTRISAGTLSNGKGYNIVSNYANRTISFTGNLLVPADISSTITVSYTSSGTAASDGWNLIGNPYACGLNVPEFLSDNSANLETANQAVYYWDNPSGDLDRGDYATRASGSGAVGGSAITPDASMAVAQGFFIKVKSGVSSVSLAADQRIGYTGTQFFTPDPDEQLLRLSLIGPDNLYNELLFGFYPFTTDELDPGYDVQKLRGNPLIAVYSLMPGYEEGFVIQSFSSITEEAKKLNIGYFGGQEGNYSFNIKEIENIDPSTEIFIEDREEKLFINLITNPNYSFYSRKGEFNERFAIHINPVFNSIQKESISNFRVFTVGNKILLDNPKLQQGKIVIHDILGKELFRSNLERIGSEIVETNLASAYYLVSILTDQETFTQKIYIQ is encoded by the coding sequence ATGATTCTTAGAAAGGTATTTACAGGAATGAGCCTACTTTTCCTGCTTCTTTTTTTCGAAAACAATGCTGTATGTCAAGGTATTAATAACAGTAGTGGCTATGTTGTTATTCCAGCCACATCATATGTTTATACGCAAGGCTATACAGCTGGAGCCTCATCTTCAACGTCAGTTTCAGGAAATATGTTTGTCAGTGGAGACTGGACTAATAATTCGGGCACAATTACTTTTACAAGTGGGACTGTCACTTTTAATGGTAGTTCCGCTCAAGAAATTACTGGAAGTGACCCCACTACTTTTTACAATATGACCATAGCAGCATCCGCTGAAGTTCAAATCCCGGAAACAAAAACTGTAAACGTGGATGGAACTATGACCAACAGTGCTGGCAATAGCGGACTTGTCATACAATCTTCAGCCAGTGGCACGGGTAATTTTATTCATAACACCCAAAATATTGCAGGAACAGTTAAAAGATACATTACCGGAAACAGTTCAAACAAACCTTATCATGTTGTATCATCGCCTATTGATGGAGCAGCATTTGGTAGTATTTGGACTAGTGGTGATTACAATGTGTATTGGTATAATGAAGCGAACTCAAGTGGAAATGTTGATGACGGCTGGACTCGCATTTCAGCAGGCACATTAAGCAATGGCAAAGGATATAATATTGTTAGCAACTATGCCAACAGGACCATTAGCTTTACAGGTAATTTACTAGTTCCTGCAGATATTTCGAGCACCATTACCGTATCATACACTTCATCCGGCACTGCAGCCTCTGATGGATGGAATCTGATTGGAAACCCGTATGCATGTGGTTTGAATGTTCCAGAATTTCTTTCAGATAATTCCGCAAATCTTGAAACAGCAAATCAGGCTGTTTATTATTGGGATAACCCTAGTGGTGATTTGGACAGAGGTGATTATGCAACTAGGGCTTCAGGTAGTGGTGCTGTTGGAGGATCAGCAATTACTCCTGATGCAAGCATGGCTGTAGCTCAAGGCTTTTTTATAAAAGTAAAGTCTGGCGTTAGTTCAGTTAGTCTTGCTGCAGATCAGAGAATTGGCTATACTGGAACTCAATTTTTCACTCCGGATCCAGATGAGCAACTATTGAGGTTGTCATTAATTGGCCCTGACAATTTATACAATGAATTACTTTTCGGATTTTATCCATTTACAACTGATGAGCTTGATCCGGGATATGACGTACAAAAGCTGAGAGGAAATCCTCTTATTGCCGTTTATTCCTTGATGCCCGGATATGAAGAAGGCTTTGTTATTCAATCTTTCTCCTCAATAACAGAAGAAGCGAAAAAGCTTAATATTGGATATTTTGGAGGTCAGGAAGGAAATTATTCATTTAATATTAAGGAAATTGAAAACATTGATCCCTCAACAGAAATTTTTATTGAAGACAGAGAGGAGAAACTTTTTATCAATTTAATAACAAATCCCAACTATTCATTTTATTCTAGAAAAGGAGAATTCAATGAGCGATTCGCTATTCATATCAATCCAGTGTTCAACTCAATCCAGAAAGAGAGTATTTCTAACTTTCGTGTCTTTACAGTTGGAAACAAAATTCTGTTAGATAATCCTAAATTACAGCAGGGTAAAATTGTTATTCATGACATTTTAGGGAAGGAATTATTTAGAAGTAATCTGGAAAGGATTGGCTCAGAAATAGTAGAAACTAATTTAGCTTCTGCCTATTATTTGGTTTCTATATTAACCGATCAAGAAACTTTTACTCAAAAAATATACATACAATAA
- a CDS encoding glyceraldehyde-3-phosphate dehydrogenase: MKKDFDNQLNHWIEKEKAASKLSGIVVDLWYNKSIELVLFRKKLYDKGIELILGNHALARKIIKKELTVHDTLQLAEAIAKLDIAHTKIDLGRLGSEWLDAKVKGEKDINSFVTNQLADLIGKNDHDRQGCDVVLYGFGRIGRIAARILIEKTGKGQQLLLKGIVIRGELDKAQISKRAELLKTDSTFGPFRGTVEEDIENQCLIINGQKVQLISAGKASEIDYTAYGINDAILIDNTGSSRDREGLGEHLKAKGIAKVLLTAPGKEGIPNIVYGINHDEFEIDQEEILSAASCTTNAIVPPLKIIDDFFGIEYGHIETVHSYTNDQNLLDNYHNKYRRGRAAPLNLVITETGAGKAVAKALPKLAGKLTGNAVRIPTPNGSLAILNLILKKRANKEEVNEVIKHHSLFGRLIEQVEFSENQELVSSDIIRNTHACIIDGAATIVSENRKNIILYVWYDNEWGYTEQVIRFAKYIAGVERLNYY, from the coding sequence ATGAAAAAAGACTTCGATAATCAACTTAATCATTGGATTGAAAAAGAGAAAGCTGCCAGCAAACTTTCGGGCATAGTGGTTGACCTTTGGTATAATAAATCAATTGAATTGGTATTATTCAGAAAGAAACTTTACGATAAAGGAATTGAACTTATTCTTGGCAACCATGCCCTCGCCAGAAAAATTATCAAAAAAGAATTAACTGTTCATGACACATTGCAATTGGCAGAAGCTATTGCAAAACTTGATATTGCCCACACAAAAATAGACTTAGGCCGTTTGGGTAGCGAGTGGCTTGATGCGAAAGTCAAAGGTGAAAAAGACATTAATAGTTTTGTAACGAATCAACTGGCTGATTTGATTGGCAAAAATGATCATGACAGACAGGGATGTGATGTTGTTCTTTATGGTTTTGGACGAATTGGACGAATTGCTGCCAGAATATTAATTGAAAAAACAGGAAAGGGTCAACAACTGCTCCTGAAAGGAATAGTTATCAGGGGAGAATTGGACAAAGCCCAGATAAGTAAAAGAGCAGAACTACTAAAAACAGATTCTACTTTTGGACCATTCCGTGGAACAGTTGAAGAAGATATTGAAAACCAATGTTTAATAATCAACGGGCAGAAGGTTCAATTAATCAGTGCAGGTAAAGCTTCCGAAATTGATTATACTGCATATGGAATAAACGATGCTATTTTAATTGATAATACGGGATCTTCCAGAGATCGTGAAGGATTAGGAGAACACCTCAAAGCAAAAGGAATTGCCAAGGTACTTCTAACTGCACCTGGAAAAGAAGGCATTCCGAATATTGTATACGGAATAAATCACGATGAATTTGAAATAGATCAGGAAGAAATCCTATCAGCAGCATCGTGTACGACCAATGCCATTGTTCCACCCTTAAAAATAATCGATGATTTTTTTGGAATTGAATATGGACATATTGAAACCGTACACTCCTATACGAACGATCAGAACTTATTAGACAACTACCACAATAAATACCGAAGAGGGCGTGCAGCTCCCCTTAATTTGGTCATCACAGAAACAGGTGCAGGCAAAGCAGTAGCCAAAGCATTACCCAAACTAGCTGGAAAATTAACCGGAAATGCGGTACGGATTCCAACACCAAATGGATCACTTGCTATCCTGAATCTTATTTTAAAGAAGAGAGCCAATAAAGAAGAAGTGAATGAAGTAATTAAGCACCATTCATTATTTGGTCGTTTGATTGAGCAAGTTGAGTTTTCTGAAAACCAGGAATTGGTATCGAGTGATATTATTCGGAATACACATGCCTGTATTATAGATGGTGCAGCTACCATTGTTTCCGAAAACAGAAAAAATATTATACTATATGTATGGTATGATAATGAGTGGGGTTATACTGAACAGGTTATTCGCTTTGCAAAATATATTGCAGGTGTTGAAAGGTTGAATTATTATTAA